One genomic region from Rothia dentocariosa ATCC 17931 encodes:
- a CDS encoding anion permease — translation MSQSSSTSEPDATARNEQSQPPEKPKQANTALIVKVAVILAVTVAIWFIPVPPGVEPRGMHMLAIFAGTILGLIFQPLPTPSVALIGLGAAMITGTMNAKEEALKGFGNDSIWIIVAAFFIADGFLITGLGKRIALLFVRMLGKSSLGLSYGMAITDLVLAPATPSNTARAGGVIYPIIRSLAEVNGSTNETPEKRRKLGSYLLMTEAQVNTITAAMFVTAMAGNPLAQKFAQEKGLHLDWGTWALAALAPGLIALAVMPWFISKVYPPTIKHTPDAPDHARKELAEMGPLSVSEWIMLGTFVLLLALWIGGTSWGISATSAAFFGIAILLVTKVLTWKDMANNSSAWSTLIFFAVLVGMADQLKKLKVVDWVGDRAAHSVAGMSWPLAFGILILVYFYIHYMFASNTAQIVALYAVFLGAAISAGTPPMFAALFLGFTGNLIGGITHYASGPAGVYYGSGYFSVGEWFKLGFLSSLVNIIIWGAVGTAWLFALGYATP, via the coding sequence ATGAGCCAATCGTCCTCGACATCCGAACCCGATGCCACCGCTCGCAATGAGCAATCGCAACCTCCCGAAAAACCCAAGCAGGCTAATACTGCTCTCATCGTCAAAGTTGCGGTGATTCTCGCGGTTACTGTAGCCATCTGGTTTATTCCCGTACCCCCGGGGGTGGAACCACGTGGAATGCATATGCTCGCTATCTTTGCCGGTACTATCCTAGGTCTTATCTTCCAGCCGCTGCCGACCCCATCAGTGGCGCTTATTGGTCTCGGCGCTGCAATGATCACCGGTACCATGAACGCTAAAGAAGAAGCGCTTAAAGGCTTCGGCAACGACTCAATCTGGATTATTGTTGCCGCGTTCTTTATCGCCGATGGGTTCCTCATTACCGGGTTAGGAAAACGCATCGCCCTATTGTTTGTGCGCATGCTCGGTAAGTCTTCCCTCGGGCTTTCTTACGGCATGGCGATCACAGACCTCGTGCTTGCACCGGCGACTCCTTCAAATACGGCTCGCGCGGGTGGCGTGATTTACCCAATTATTCGCTCTCTTGCTGAGGTGAATGGCTCTACCAACGAGACCCCCGAGAAACGCCGCAAGCTGGGCTCTTATCTGCTCATGACTGAGGCGCAGGTCAATACCATCACTGCCGCAATGTTCGTGACAGCAATGGCTGGTAACCCGCTGGCTCAAAAATTTGCTCAAGAAAAAGGACTGCATCTGGACTGGGGCACCTGGGCGCTTGCCGCGTTAGCTCCCGGCCTGATTGCCCTTGCTGTTATGCCTTGGTTTATCTCGAAGGTATACCCGCCGACTATCAAGCACACCCCTGATGCTCCCGACCATGCACGCAAAGAGCTTGCCGAGATGGGCCCCTTAAGCGTGTCGGAATGGATTATGCTCGGTACCTTCGTACTGCTGTTAGCCCTATGGATTGGCGGCACATCCTGGGGTATTAGCGCGACCAGTGCAGCCTTCTTCGGCATCGCAATTCTTCTTGTGACTAAAGTGCTCACCTGGAAAGATATGGCGAATAACTCCAGCGCTTGGTCCACCCTCATTTTTTTCGCGGTGCTTGTGGGCATGGCGGATCAGCTCAAGAAGCTCAAGGTTGTTGATTGGGTAGGTGACCGCGCTGCACACAGCGTTGCGGGTATGTCCTGGCCGCTCGCCTTTGGCATTCTGATTCTGGTGTACTTCTACATTCACTACATGTTTGCTTCTAACACCGCGCAGATTGTCGCCCTCTATGCTGTGTTCCTGGGGGCAGCAATTTCGGCGGGTACTCCCCCAATGTTCGCCGCACTTTTCCTCGGCTTTACCGGCAACCTTATCGGCGGTATCACTCACTATGCCTCTGGACCGGCAGGGGTGTACTACGGATCGGGGTATTTCAGTGTGGGCGAATGGTTCAAGCTGGGCTTCCTGTCTTCGCTCGTAAATATTATTATTTGGGGTGCTGTGGGCACCGCGTGGCTATTCGCTCTCGGATACGCTACTCCCTAG
- a CDS encoding ArsR/SmtB family transcription factor — translation MDKGSGQTEPRDWEQEFGASVAIFSALANPLRLAIAHHLVERPHSVSELHTCLGISQPLASHHLRILREAHVVEGEQHGRTTIYKLLDHHISHIVKDVHEHTKHTGD, via the coding sequence ATGGATAAGGGTTCAGGTCAGACGGAACCACGAGACTGGGAACAAGAATTCGGTGCATCCGTAGCAATTTTCTCAGCACTCGCCAATCCGTTAAGACTTGCGATTGCACACCATTTGGTGGAGCGTCCACATAGTGTGAGCGAACTGCATACCTGCTTGGGTATTTCGCAGCCGCTCGCCTCGCATCATTTGCGCATCCTTCGAGAGGCGCATGTTGTTGAAGGGGAGCAGCACGGCAGAACCACTATCTACAAATTGTTAGACCACCACATCAGTCACATTGTGAAGGATGTGCACGAACACACGAAACACACCGGCGATTAG
- a CDS encoding FAD-binding and (Fe-S)-binding domain-containing protein, which yields MTVVSNTSEALNSPYAKALEHMLAETRAHALDSSVKEIDRLAISHDASHYLLVPAGIVRPDSAEAVADIFRAASAFNLPLTFRSGGTSLSGQASGDGLMVDTRRNFKKIEVLDGGKRARVQPGATVMAVNNMLAPYGYKLGPDPASWSACTIGGVVANNSSGMSSGTEFNTYNTLESMVFVLPSGTVIDTSAPDADDRLRALEPEIHEGLLRLRKRVVENPESVARIRQQYSMKNTMGYGVNSLLDYSTPIDILQHLLIGSEGTLGFVASATYRTLPIHKFVSTGLLVFDNLLDATRSVPELVANHLATVELMDATSIRVAQRTGQAAEALAAIDVREHAALLVEFQGNSEQELTDLAASAAPMFDALPVVSPVEMTSKLSERNALWAARRGLYTTVAGNRPTGTNALLEDVVVPVDVLGTTCRDLTALFDAHGYQDSVIFGHAKDGNIHFMLNEQFRDAKQLVRYRDFTEEMVQLILEADGSLKAEHGTGRIMAPFVRRQFGDELFEVMREIKRLIDPKGFLNPGVVLAEEDTDYATDLKVAETVEEEVDRCVECGYCEPVCPSKDLTLTPRQRIVLRREIAAAEANGDTKLAERLRQEYEYYGVDTCAVDGMCVTRCPVQINTGDLVRRLRAENQDALGAAGWKFASKHWGAVDKVAGKALTVAKMLPFPVVRGATDIGRKLFGDDMVPAYKKGLSAGGAPRVPHAEANPDIVFFPACVNAMFGGVDGEGKHDPVNATQAFIRLCERAGVKYRVPEGIDQMCCGTPWKSKGYTDGYSIMSDRVLKALWQATDGGRIPIVCDASSCTEGLEVMRAKVAAAVEHKITQGLGAGEADYAQLKLIDSVQFAADTLLPKLTVSAPLPSLALHPTCSMTHLGVQPAFEKIANAMSEQVYVPKNWGCCGYAGDRGMLHPELTQSATRAETAELNEHEFAAYASSNRTCEQGMTEATGHTFQNVLQLLERATR from the coding sequence ATGACAGTTGTATCCAATACATCCGAAGCTCTGAACTCCCCCTACGCCAAAGCCCTTGAGCATATGCTCGCCGAAACCCGCGCGCACGCCCTCGATTCCAGTGTTAAAGAAATTGACAGGCTCGCTATCTCGCACGATGCTTCGCATTACCTGCTGGTACCCGCTGGAATCGTACGCCCCGATTCAGCGGAGGCGGTTGCCGATATTTTCCGTGCTGCCAGCGCCTTCAACCTGCCGCTCACCTTCAGGTCGGGCGGCACCTCTCTATCAGGGCAGGCAAGCGGCGATGGGCTGATGGTCGATACCCGCCGTAACTTCAAGAAAATTGAGGTGCTTGACGGCGGCAAGAGGGCGCGCGTTCAGCCCGGCGCCACGGTGATGGCGGTCAATAATATGCTGGCGCCCTACGGGTACAAGCTCGGGCCTGACCCGGCCTCATGGTCGGCATGCACTATCGGCGGGGTGGTTGCCAATAACTCCTCGGGCATGTCTTCCGGCACCGAATTCAACACCTACAACACGCTGGAATCTATGGTATTCGTGCTCCCTAGCGGAACCGTTATTGATACTTCTGCGCCCGATGCCGATGACCGCCTGCGCGCTCTCGAACCCGAAATTCACGAAGGGCTGCTGCGTCTGCGCAAGCGCGTGGTCGAAAACCCGGAATCGGTAGCGCGCATTCGCCAACAGTACTCCATGAAGAACACCATGGGCTACGGCGTAAACTCCCTGCTGGATTACAGCACGCCGATTGATATTCTGCAGCACCTTCTGATCGGTTCCGAAGGAACACTCGGGTTCGTGGCGTCTGCAACCTACCGCACCTTGCCCATTCATAAATTCGTTTCAACCGGTCTGCTCGTGTTCGATAACCTCTTAGACGCAACCCGTTCCGTGCCCGAGCTTGTGGCTAACCACCTGGCGACGGTTGAGCTCATGGATGCCACCAGTATTCGTGTGGCGCAGCGCACCGGGCAGGCAGCGGAGGCTCTTGCTGCTATTGATGTGCGCGAGCATGCGGCTCTGCTTGTGGAATTTCAGGGAAACTCTGAGCAGGAGCTCACCGATCTTGCCGCTTCCGCCGCACCTATGTTTGATGCTCTCCCGGTGGTGTCGCCGGTCGAAATGACCAGCAAACTTTCTGAGCGTAATGCGCTCTGGGCTGCGCGGCGCGGGCTGTACACCACGGTCGCGGGCAACCGCCCCACCGGCACGAATGCGCTGCTTGAGGATGTGGTGGTCCCGGTGGACGTGCTCGGTACTACCTGTCGCGATCTGACCGCGCTCTTTGACGCCCACGGCTACCAGGACTCGGTCATTTTCGGGCACGCAAAAGACGGCAATATTCACTTCATGCTCAACGAGCAGTTCCGCGACGCCAAACAGCTTGTGCGGTACCGCGACTTCACCGAAGAAATGGTGCAGCTCATTCTGGAGGCTGACGGCTCGCTCAAGGCAGAGCACGGAACCGGGCGTATTATGGCACCGTTTGTGCGCCGTCAATTCGGTGACGAGCTCTTCGAGGTCATGCGCGAGATTAAACGCCTGATCGACCCGAAGGGTTTCTTGAACCCGGGTGTGGTTCTTGCCGAGGAAGACACCGATTACGCCACCGACCTGAAAGTTGCCGAAACCGTTGAAGAAGAAGTCGATCGGTGTGTGGAATGCGGGTACTGCGAACCGGTGTGCCCGTCTAAAGATTTGACGTTGACCCCGCGCCAGCGCATTGTGCTGCGCCGCGAAATTGCTGCGGCAGAAGCTAATGGTGATACTAAACTTGCCGAACGCCTACGCCAAGAATACGAATACTACGGTGTGGATACCTGCGCGGTAGATGGCATGTGCGTTACGCGCTGCCCGGTGCAGATCAACACGGGTGATTTGGTGCGCCGTCTGCGTGCCGAGAACCAGGATGCCCTCGGTGCCGCCGGGTGGAAATTCGCCTCGAAACACTGGGGTGCGGTCGATAAAGTGGCGGGTAAGGCTCTCACGGTCGCAAAAATGCTGCCGTTCCCGGTGGTACGCGGAGCCACCGATATTGGTCGTAAACTCTTCGGTGACGATATGGTGCCCGCCTATAAGAAGGGGCTGTCTGCCGGTGGGGCGCCGCGCGTTCCTCATGCGGAAGCGAATCCCGATATCGTGTTCTTCCCTGCCTGTGTGAATGCCATGTTCGGCGGTGTTGATGGTGAAGGTAAGCACGACCCGGTGAATGCGACTCAGGCGTTTATTCGCCTCTGTGAACGTGCGGGCGTGAAATACCGGGTTCCCGAAGGTATCGACCAAATGTGCTGTGGCACGCCGTGGAAGTCCAAGGGGTATACAGACGGCTACTCGATTATGAGCGACCGCGTGCTCAAAGCGCTGTGGCAGGCGACCGACGGCGGGCGCATCCCGATTGTGTGCGATGCTTCCTCGTGCACTGAGGGCCTTGAGGTGATGCGTGCGAAAGTTGCAGCTGCCGTAGAGCATAAAATCACGCAGGGTCTGGGGGCAGGCGAAGCCGATTACGCTCAGTTGAAACTTATTGACTCGGTGCAGTTCGCCGCCGATACGCTGCTGCCTAAGCTCACGGTATCGGCTCCCCTACCATCGCTGGCGCTGCACCCTACCTGCTCGATGACTCACTTGGGCGTGCAGCCAGCGTTCGAGAAGATTGCAAACGCCATGAGTGAGCAGGTATACGTTCCCAAGAATTGGGGATGCTGTGGTTACGCGGGTGACCGCGGTATGCTGCATCCTGAGCTTACGCAGAGCGCTACCCGTGCCGAGACCGCTGAGCTAAACGAGCACGAGTTCGCCGCATATGCGTCCTCAAACCGAACCTGTGAGCAGGGTATGACCGAAGCAACCGGACATACCTTCCAGAACGTACTGCAGCTTCTAGAGCGGGCCACTCGGTAA
- a CDS encoding DUF6318 family protein, whose translation MNTRIPVLSRRALMSALGVSGFAVLLSACGEDAKPAGTSVESPSSSSAESADASSSASVSSSENPSPSSSAPQHYSGNSKAPDGEFRAADVYGPAQNVPKPKTEEGYTNASLEGMTKSVKAWTEWRNYGLQTGDFKEAYKFISKNFTDEQKTYDFDTRLYKKGGWIVGGDVHGYEFHGEPINHGGGKYKWKFFMAWPHLIYIEADGEHYKEVVNKDYENNWYMMTLHHDGNRWLIDSVEFLDMKGEKNEE comes from the coding sequence ATGAATACTCGTATCCCTGTTTTGTCTCGTCGTGCCCTTATGAGTGCTTTGGGCGTTTCTGGGTTTGCTGTGTTGTTATCTGCGTGTGGGGAAGATGCAAAACCAGCTGGAACGTCTGTTGAGAGCCCGAGTTCTTCTAGTGCGGAAAGTGCTGATGCTTCCAGTTCTGCTTCTGTTTCCTCAAGTGAGAATCCGTCGCCGTCGTCGAGTGCGCCACAGCATTATTCGGGGAACTCGAAAGCACCAGATGGAGAATTCCGCGCCGCTGATGTGTATGGTCCTGCGCAGAATGTCCCGAAACCGAAGACGGAGGAGGGGTATACGAACGCTTCCTTAGAAGGGATGACTAAGTCGGTAAAAGCCTGGACGGAATGGCGTAACTACGGGCTTCAGACTGGGGACTTCAAAGAGGCCTATAAATTTATCAGTAAGAACTTCACAGATGAACAGAAGACCTATGATTTTGATACTCGTCTTTATAAAAAGGGTGGGTGGATTGTAGGCGGAGATGTGCATGGCTACGAGTTCCATGGTGAGCCTATTAACCACGGTGGTGGTAAATATAAGTGGAAGTTCTTCATGGCTTGGCCACATCTCATCTATATTGAGGCTGATGGAGAGCACTATAAGGAAGTTGTTAATAAAGATTACGAGAATAACTGGTATATGATGACTCTTCACCATGATGGGAATCGGTGGCTTATCGATAGCGTTGAGTTCTTGGATATGAAGGGTGAGAAGAATGAAGAATAG
- a CDS encoding fumarylacetoacetate hydrolase family protein — protein sequence MRWGQIQDDKGRRAVCMHEKTIYELPAKLSPLLQFYSRYRTNFGDPANAASILRENGATTLGHGEELWNTLRFVRPLDRPGKVLCAGLNYRDHAEEMGLEIPKYPTIFTKYPNALIGPNEEIQMPSANETGSTKIDWEVELCLVIGQKMRRVDEEEALAGLLGYTIFNDVSVRDWQGRTSEWFQGKNWDSMTPFGPYIVATDELDPTCGLDLTCEVDGEIRQHGNTSDMIFTSAQLISYISQFMTLEPGDLIATGTPAGVGLSLHPRNWLKPGQTLVTRIEGIGAISNRCSRPYSG from the coding sequence ATGCGCTGGGGACAAATTCAAGACGACAAAGGCCGCCGCGCCGTCTGCATGCACGAAAAAACCATCTATGAACTCCCCGCAAAACTCTCACCCCTACTCCAGTTCTACAGCCGTTACCGCACCAACTTCGGCGACCCTGCCAACGCGGCGAGTATCCTCCGTGAAAACGGTGCTACAACACTAGGACACGGCGAAGAACTCTGGAATACCCTACGCTTCGTACGACCGCTGGATCGCCCTGGAAAAGTCCTTTGTGCCGGGCTCAACTACCGCGATCACGCCGAAGAAATGGGACTCGAAATCCCGAAGTATCCCACCATCTTCACGAAATATCCAAACGCACTCATCGGCCCCAACGAAGAAATTCAGATGCCTTCTGCAAACGAAACCGGAAGCACAAAAATAGACTGGGAGGTCGAACTTTGCCTTGTTATTGGGCAAAAGATGCGCCGGGTAGACGAAGAAGAAGCGCTCGCTGGACTGCTGGGGTACACCATTTTCAACGATGTTTCGGTGCGCGACTGGCAGGGACGTACCAGCGAATGGTTCCAGGGTAAAAACTGGGATAGCATGACACCGTTTGGTCCCTATATTGTGGCGACGGACGAGCTTGACCCTACCTGCGGACTTGATCTTACCTGCGAAGTTGACGGCGAGATACGTCAGCACGGTAATACCTCTGACATGATTTTTACTTCTGCACAGCTTATCTCATATATCTCGCAGTTCATGACCCTAGAACCCGGCGACCTCATCGCTACCGGAACTCCCGCCGGAGTAGGGCTTTCACTGCACCCACGGAACTGGCTTAAGCCTGGGCAGACTCTAGTAACCCGCATTGAAGGAATTGGCGCTATCAGTAACAGGTGCTCGCGGCCTTATAGCGGATAA
- a CDS encoding lipoate--protein ligase family protein codes for MEILREQGPKSGELLMHHDDTVAMLREVAAGKRPATLRIYQPNPTVAFGRRDELNPGFTAAAQACRDLGYDILVRKVGGHAAAYHTGCLVIDHFQPAEDAKTGNNLRYKLFGEMYAQALQLVGVDAAVGEIPQEYCPGEYSVYARLGGEHAGERIKLVGTAQRVIQGGWWFSTGIVVYNSVSLREVISRVYDALGMPLNPATVGAAEDANPALLMEDLEDAILEIYAQNGFK; via the coding sequence GTGGAAATCCTTCGTGAACAAGGCCCAAAATCCGGTGAACTCCTAATGCACCACGACGATACCGTGGCAATGCTGCGCGAGGTCGCAGCGGGAAAACGCCCCGCAACCCTGCGCATCTATCAGCCGAACCCTACCGTCGCCTTCGGCCGTCGCGATGAGCTCAATCCAGGATTTACCGCCGCCGCCCAGGCGTGCCGTGATCTCGGATACGACATACTCGTGCGTAAAGTAGGCGGTCACGCGGCCGCCTACCACACCGGCTGCCTCGTCATCGATCATTTTCAGCCCGCCGAAGACGCAAAAACCGGAAACAACCTGCGTTACAAACTTTTCGGAGAAATGTACGCCCAAGCCCTGCAACTCGTCGGGGTGGATGCGGCGGTCGGCGAAATCCCCCAAGAATACTGCCCCGGAGAATACTCCGTATACGCCCGACTAGGCGGCGAACATGCTGGGGAGCGCATCAAACTCGTGGGGACCGCACAGCGCGTTATTCAGGGCGGCTGGTGGTTCAGCACGGGAATCGTTGTATACAATTCGGTATCTCTACGCGAGGTTATTTCGCGGGTATACGATGCTCTAGGCATGCCCCTGAACCCTGCAACTGTAGGTGCCGCCGAAGACGCAAACCCCGCTTTGCTCATGGAAGACCTCGAAGACGCGATTTTAGAGATTTATGCACAGAACGGCTTCAAATAG
- a CDS encoding glycoside hydrolase family 1 protein: protein MHQDQHFTHDTQSLPIIKPHLHGAFPPNFLWGGASAANQCEGAWDEDGKGPSIQDVLPHGGLNPRSAAPTPDNLKLEGTDFYHRYPEDIALLAEMGFKVFRFSIAWSRVFPNGDETEPNEEGLAFYDRVLDELEKYGIEPLIAISHYETPLYLAEQYNGWVSRDLIDFYERYCRVLFERYGHRVKYWLTFNEINSVLHLPFMSGGINTPKEQLSEQDLYQAIHHELVASARATRAARELAPQAQIGCMILAMPTYPLTPSPQDALAALHAEHANFAFGDVHVRGTYPGYFLRILHEKGIELNITERDREDLKNTVDFVSFSYYMSTCASSDPSRSESNEGNILGGVSNPTLTASEWGWQIDPVGLRIVLNQYWDRWQKPLFIVENGLGARDELVEVDGEMTVIDDYRIDYLRAHLEQVREAIADGVQLLGYTTWGCIDMVSASTAQMSKRYGFVYVDRHDDGSGSLSRYRKKSFDWYRRVITSNGAELENS, encoded by the coding sequence ATGCATCAAGACCAGCATTTCACGCATGACACCCAATCGCTGCCCATCATCAAACCCCACCTGCACGGCGCGTTTCCCCCAAATTTTCTATGGGGCGGCGCTTCCGCAGCCAACCAATGTGAAGGTGCCTGGGATGAAGACGGTAAGGGTCCTAGTATTCAGGATGTGCTTCCTCACGGAGGGCTGAACCCACGAAGTGCCGCGCCCACGCCCGATAACCTCAAACTTGAGGGCACCGATTTCTACCACCGCTACCCCGAAGACATCGCTCTCCTTGCGGAAATGGGGTTCAAAGTATTCCGGTTCTCCATCGCTTGGTCACGTGTCTTCCCAAACGGTGATGAAACAGAACCGAATGAGGAAGGTCTCGCCTTCTACGACCGTGTGCTTGATGAACTTGAAAAATACGGCATCGAACCGCTTATCGCTATCAGCCACTACGAAACACCGCTCTACCTTGCAGAACAATACAACGGCTGGGTAAGCCGCGATCTTATCGACTTCTACGAACGATACTGCCGGGTACTCTTTGAACGCTACGGCCACCGGGTAAAATACTGGCTCACTTTCAATGAAATCAATTCGGTACTGCATCTACCGTTTATGTCTGGCGGTATTAACACCCCCAAAGAACAGCTGAGTGAGCAAGACCTCTACCAAGCAATTCATCATGAGCTTGTCGCCTCAGCGCGCGCTACCCGTGCTGCCCGCGAGCTCGCACCTCAAGCCCAGATTGGCTGCATGATTTTAGCAATGCCAACCTATCCGCTCACACCATCACCCCAGGATGCGCTCGCCGCCCTACACGCCGAACACGCTAACTTTGCCTTTGGCGACGTGCACGTTCGTGGAACCTATCCCGGATATTTCCTACGCATACTCCACGAAAAAGGTATCGAGCTCAACATTACCGAACGAGATCGGGAAGACCTCAAAAATACAGTCGATTTTGTCTCGTTCAGCTACTACATGTCCACCTGTGCCAGCAGCGACCCAAGCCGCAGCGAAAGCAACGAAGGGAATATTCTCGGTGGAGTATCTAACCCAACATTGACCGCTTCCGAATGGGGATGGCAGATCGATCCTGTTGGGCTGCGTATTGTACTCAACCAGTACTGGGACCGCTGGCAGAAACCGCTCTTCATCGTCGAGAACGGCTTAGGCGCACGCGACGAACTTGTTGAGGTCGATGGTGAAATGACCGTGATCGACGATTACCGTATCGATTATCTGCGGGCACACCTGGAACAGGTGCGCGAAGCTATTGCCGATGGCGTGCAGCTACTCGGTTACACTACGTGGGGCTGTATCGACATGGTTTCGGCGTCTACAGCGCAGATGTCGAAACGCTACGGTTTCGTCTATGTAGATCGTCATGACGACGGCTCGGGGTCACTCTCCCGTTACCGTAAGAAGTCTTTTGATTGGTACCGTCGAGTGATCACATCTAACGGTGCGGAGCTTGAGAACTCCTAG
- a CDS encoding GNAT family N-acetyltransferase — MSHISGNHPRAQIRGAVTTLDRVRHILAAQLEADFCLPAGAISQAQNLGAEVLSALQLPTEEMSASRRRNADTWELRVGNYLGVGLLCAKYPRVLKTATEYMRGDLSNWLGDYAPLRQLNELLTPYSQQVSGTSVYYTPSRNLLESVVPPDAPAQEVKCAVPGIGMMRRVDSGVLRESLRQHICGLRTVTKVPNASADALEADEDDTAVSEFSVRIELLHPEQYERFRGDPRYSNALGFSKRRPDITVLAAFDPDAATALADPLAMAGASDDSPLMRQIGIDVLPQVRQRGLAARLVYELSRMVLADGRVPFYGTSPSHVLSQRVALAAGFIPTWWEFVSTSMHDMPLDEVS; from the coding sequence GTGAGTCATATTTCAGGTAATCATCCGCGAGCGCAAATACGCGGTGCTGTAACAACTCTCGACAGAGTACGCCATATTCTTGCTGCTCAGTTAGAGGCAGATTTCTGTTTACCTGCGGGAGCTATCTCTCAAGCACAGAATCTGGGTGCTGAGGTCCTGAGCGCACTGCAGCTTCCAACGGAAGAGATGAGCGCATCCCGCCGCCGCAACGCTGATACCTGGGAACTTCGGGTAGGTAACTATCTGGGCGTGGGGTTGCTTTGCGCAAAGTATCCCCGGGTTTTGAAAACGGCCACTGAGTATATGCGTGGGGATCTCTCAAATTGGCTGGGCGATTATGCACCGTTACGCCAGCTGAATGAACTCTTGACCCCTTACAGCCAGCAGGTGAGCGGAACAAGCGTATATTACACGCCTTCACGCAACCTGCTTGAATCTGTGGTTCCGCCGGATGCTCCGGCGCAAGAGGTTAAATGTGCGGTACCCGGAATCGGTATGATGCGCCGGGTAGACAGCGGCGTTCTTCGAGAATCCTTACGGCAACATATTTGCGGTCTTCGCACGGTGACGAAAGTACCGAACGCTTCGGCAGATGCTTTAGAGGCAGATGAAGATGATACGGCGGTTTCGGAATTCTCGGTGCGAATAGAGCTCCTTCACCCCGAGCAGTACGAGCGTTTTCGTGGCGATCCACGGTATTCGAACGCTTTAGGGTTTAGCAAACGTCGCCCCGATATTACGGTCCTTGCAGCATTTGACCCTGACGCCGCCACTGCTTTGGCAGATCCTTTAGCAATGGCGGGTGCAAGTGACGATTCGCCACTGATGCGTCAAATTGGTATTGATGTGCTGCCACAGGTGCGACAACGCGGGCTTGCTGCGCGTCTTGTATATGAACTTTCCCGAATGGTTCTTGCCGATGGGCGTGTTCCATTTTATGGAACCAGTCCTTCACATGTGCTCTCACAGCGTGTGGCTTTGGCAGCCGGATTCATCCCTACATGGTGGGAGTTTGTCTCAACGAGCATGCACGATATGCCGCTCGATGAAGTATCGTAA